DNA sequence from the Pichia kudriavzevii chromosome 4, complete sequence genome:
tgaaaaattattgaatAATGGAGACATGAAAAGTTTAGACTTTTTAAATTCTAAAGAACTATCGTATTCTTTATCCATTGGCGGTAACTATGTTCCAGAAATTGATCCCTGTTCCTTTTTATCTTTGGAACACATGAGGTCATTGGTTGATCTTTTAGCATCACTTTCCAATATGCTCAGTTGGTTGCCTGGCTTAAAGAGAGAGGCAACTGATAATGCTGATAATGTTGGCTTAACTCGAACATTAAATGAAACTTGGACCTTGAGcgttttcaatgatgatgatcttCCATTATCTCTTATCAACTTGAGTAAGGAGTATGAAGATGACCATACCACTATGGTTTCGCAATATGGCGATAATTCGAGAATTCAAGcttttcattatttgaCCTTGGACGCAACGATgtcaaaaagttttgacAATCTGATTGAAAGTATGAAACATCTAATGAATGAAGTGGAGATCTTAATCAGGTATGAAATCAGAGTGGAATGTATCTGGTGCATGATACAAATGATGCTGAAGAAGCAATGGGAACAAGATGGTAATGAAAGCGTTGACATTGGTGTAGACAAATTTTGTGACAGGATCAAAAACATCAGTAGAATTTTCAACAAGGTCAGTAAAAACATTGTCAATAAATCGAAAGATGAAGTCAGAATTAGAATTTTTGGGGGCCTTGAATTTTGGATTGATAAGTTGGCAATATTTGAAAGCCGTAGAATTGAAGTTATGGGGAAAAGTGGAtggatgaaaatgatagtGAATTTGAGGGTCTTACAGCAAGTTATCAAGAATATCAATAACGATATCGATTCGcaaaatattgatgatgaaaggTCTTACACGACGAATTTGATGAACAATTCATTAAGGTACTTTGCTATTGGGAGTGAGGGTGAATCATTTGTTCTTAATATCgacaatcttcttcaagaaaatCTAAACTTCACTGATGACGATTGGAAAAACCTACTTAGGTTGGTGTTCAGTGAAAAGCTAAAGAAAGATCCTGCTGGAAACACCAACAAGAAGTTTGTGGCTGCCCAGGCTAGGTTGTTAAAAGGTCTGGCGCCaaagcaaaaaaatgaGCAGTAACTATATAGAGAGTTTCCTGTATGAAAAGTCCGATTATGTATATAAAAACCTATAAAATACTtatgttgtttctttccaCTTGAGTTTCATCTTTACAATGTCAAGAGGAGATTGATGACTATTGTAAAATTCCAATCGAGTTtggaaacaaaacaaaatcatgCATTGGTGCAAGTCCAATGATTCGACAAAACATGGCGAAAGCtggatgatattgatttattctgtgtgtttttgtttcttcttgcttGATGTATGGGCatgcaattttcttttggcAAAAATATTCAGTGTGTCATCAAAGGACGCATCGTCGTCGTCAGTTTCAGCGACTTCCTCATCAGAAGATGAGTTAGAGTGGTATGTTATACTACCAGGGCTTGCTTTAACCGTATACTTCTTACCTTTGGTGTGattctcttgatttttAATTGTCTCTGTATTTGTAAATGAAGACAGTGTTGAGGGTTtgaattgaagatttgTTGGATCATTAAAGGTAAACCTAAATGAATTATCAGCCAAAGGCGGAAATGAGGTTTGTTCTTCTATGCTGATCTCTGAACCTTTGTGcttattttcaaacttttccTGCTTTTTCTGTCCTGAATTGGACTGACTGGGAGACAAGtccttctttttcgtaTTGATTAGCTCCTTCAGCTCACTTAGACTAGTGATTTGATCGCCTTCTAAAAGTCTTGAGAAGTCATTCAAGCAGTCCAAGTATCCCTTGGCAATTAACAAGCTGTTTTTAGTATTTGACAATCTGTATAATGCGGCTATAGATCTGGCACCCAATTTGAACTCGTCAGAGAGTTCCTTACTTATTTCATTTATAGCATCCTCAGATGGCTCTTGGTACAGAGGGAGGTTGTTCGACAAATTGCTCAGATCCATGGCTTGTGTACAACTACTGTTTCTACTATTTGTGTAAGAAATGGAGGCTCCTCTCTAGGGACTGACAGCTCTAGACCGTAGTCTACACTTTGCACTCGAAgggaaaaaaggaaatacggagaaaaaaagaaaaaaaaaaaaagttaatTGTTTAAACAAGGGAAAGTGAAAATCATGATGAGAAAAAATCCAAGACGAGGGAAAGCATTTTTCTACGATTAGTTAGCCTGAAATTTGACTATTCTTAATCTTGTATCTTCCtacacctttttttttttcttttctgttttctttcttaactcttctttttccttccGGAATTTGCTTCTTatgagtttttttttatttctttcctGTTACTCTTATTTTTCGACCGAATGACTGTGAACGACTCCCTCATGTCTGATAACTCTGGAAATTATACAAACTATTCAAATTCTCCTACAATATTGGCGTCAGAACCTTCAGATATAGGTACCCACACCAATCCAATGCATCGTTTCAGCAGAGGTATGAACTTCACAGCAAATCCATTGTACCAACACAACCGCCAAAGGTATCTCAATAATCAGGCTGCTCTATCTCACCAACcacagcagcagcaaccACAGTCAAGAAGAGTAAAGAGAAGAAACTCAGAAGCATCCgaacatttcaaaaaaataaaacaaacatCGGGGTCGTATAATCAAACGCCAATTGACCAGTTAACATTGGACAATATTGATTTATCAGAGTACCCAAAGTTCAACCATCCAGAAGGTGGAATTATTCAGTTTACCCCTATAGGTAACATCAGAACGTTTATTAGTGACAATAATATCGTAAACAGGGTAATTGAACAAAACTCAACGTTCGATTTGAACCAAACCGAGAAGGGAATTGACGGATATAAGCTCTACTTTGAACATGTTCAAATGAATACATCTCCTTCCAATGAAATTGAGGGCTATATGAGAACGGGCTATTCTAACCCGATAACGTCAAATTCTTATTATAGCAATGCTCCATCGTCTTATCCCAACAACTTTGACTATGATTGTGACTCTGATTTGGAAGAGGACGACTACATGAACTGAACTTGACATTCTTCTAGGCCCGCAATGTTTACCCCGTGCTGTCTCTTCCGCCCCTAACACCCTAGCGATGAAAACTCCACAAATACTTTCTGACCTTAAAACCTATGAACCTAGTCCATATTCACCCACCATATACCGTTaatagaaagagaaaagaatCAACAGGCTTGAtaaaaatttttttatcgATTGTCCGCCACATTATTTAACTGTTTATGTTTTTATAGCTACTGACTGATTTGAATTATGAGATAAAGCAAATCGGTCattgtttgtattttagCTTAATCTTTTTAATTAAACAACACTTATGACTTTACCATATCTTTGAAGCTCTTCGGCTCTGACCCCTATTGAGGGGACTAAGCTTGAATTGTCCAAAAATATGTACAGTATAGACAATAACGGTGGAGATAATCAAAACTAGTTGTCACTATGCAAAGGAGAGGATAATTGGTTCCAGTAGAGTATCAGACTACctaaaaataaaaaccGTCAACAAAGTGCAAATTCTCATGATTTGAACATGtgaaaatgaataaatataGACACGCTTTTGGTTCAAAATTTATGAGTGTCGTAGGTTACCTCCATTATGTAAAACCTATCATGTATAGATTCATTTAGATGTTCGACATTTAGCCTTTAATATAGAATTAAAGGTATATCTTAAGACAATCCATGGGAAattaatttaaaaaataattgGACGAGACCGGAGTCGAACCGATGACCTTTCGCTTGCAAGGCGAACGCGCTACCAACTACGCCACACGCCCAGTAATAAcatttgtttctatttgtAAAACTAAATTATTGGATTAGCATCtagtatatatatttttttgaaatgttttttttttgtttgaagCAGTTACGCACACaacttttcaacaaaataaacataaaaacgtaaataaaaaatcaatctAGATCgtcaaatttgaatatttcttttaaaTTAAACATAATTATAGACAGGGTCCACTGAGCATTGAACACTGCAAAGGTAAGATT
Encoded proteins:
- a CDS encoding uncharacterized protein (PKUD0D06020; similar to Saccharomyces cerevisiae YJR056C; ancestral locus Anc_1.502); translated protein: MDLSNLSNNLPLYQEPSEDAINEISKELSDEFKLGARSIAALYRLSNTKNSLLIAKGYLDCLNDFSRLLEGDQITSLSELKELINTKKKDLSPSQSNSGQKKQEKFENKHKGSEISIEEQTSFPPLADNSFRFTFNDPTNLQFKPSTLSSFTNTETIKNQENHTKGKKYTVKASPGSITYHSNSSSDEEVAETDDDDASFDDTLNIFAKRKLHAHTSSKKKQKHTE
- a CDS encoding uncharacterized protein (PKUD0D06030) — encoded protein: MTVNDSLMSDNSGNYTNYSNSPTILASEPSDIGTHTNPMHRFSRGMNFTANPLYQHNRQRYLNNQAALSHQPQQQQPQSRRVKRRNSEASEHFKKIKQTSGSYNQTPIDQLTLDNIDLSEYPKFNHPEGGIIQFTPIGNIRTFISDNNIVNRVIEQNSTFDLNQTEKGIDGYKLYFEHVQMNTSPSNEIEGYMRTGYSNPITSNSYYSNAPSSYPNNFDYDCDSDLEEDDYMN